The following coding sequences lie in one Manis javanica isolate MJ-LG chromosome X, MJ_LKY, whole genome shotgun sequence genomic window:
- the SLC10A3 gene encoding P3 protein, which translates to MVLRRGRGSTQWWSGLGEGDGCPGLLGMLRAALLLLSLPYGAQGIASANHSTALGDTMPLTGGCYLSIGDGSVMEFEFPEDSEGIIVISSQYPGQGNTTGPSPILRVTSLDAEVLTIKNVSAITWGGGGGFVVSIHSGLPGLAPLHIQLVDPHEAPFMLIEERRDFCIKVLPAEDTPATLGTDLVHFSENPILYLLLPLIFVNKCTFGCKVELEVLKGLLQSPQPMLLGLLGQFLVMPFYAFLMAKVFMLPKALALGLIITCSSPGGGGSYLFSLLLGGDVTLAISMTFISTVAATGFLPLSSAIYSRLLSIHETLHVPISKILGTLLFIAIPIAAGVVIKSKLPKFSQLLLQVIKPFSFVLLLGGLFLAYHMGVFILVGVRLPIVVVGFTVPLVGLLVGYCLAACLKLPVAQRRTVSIEVGVQNSLLALAMLQLSLRRLQADYASQAPFIVALSGTSEMLALVIGHFIYSSLCPVP; encoded by the coding sequence ATGGTGCttaggaggggcaggggcagcaccCAGTGGTGGTCTGGCCTGGGAGAGGGTGATGGTTGCCCAGGTCTCCTAGGCATGCTCAGGGCTGCCCTGCTGCTTCTCAGCCTGCCATATGGGGCCCAGGGAATAGCCAGTGCCAATCACAGCACAGCTCTGGGCGATACCATGCCACTGACAGGGGGCTGCTACTTGAGCATTGGGGATGGCTCTGTCATGGAGTTTGAGTTCCCAGAGGACAGCGAGGGCATCATTGTGATCTCAAGTCAGTACCCAGGCCAGGGTAACACAACAGGGCCCAGCCCCATCCTGAGGGTCACCTCCCTTGACGCAGAGGTGCTGACCATCAAGAATGTGAGTGCCATaacctggggtggtgggggcggcTTTGTGGTGAGCATCCACTCAGGCCTGCCTGGACTAGCCCCACTCCACATCCAGCTTGTGGATCCCCATGAGGCCCCATTTATGCTGATTGAGGAGCGGAGAGATTTCTGCATCAAGGTCTTGCCTGCTGAAGACACCCCTGCCACCCTTGGCACCGACCTAGTCCACTTCTCAGAGAACCCAATACTCTATTTGCTCCTGCCTCTTATCTTTGTTAACAAGTGTACATTTGGGTGCAAAGTGGAACTCGAGGTTCTGAAGGGGCTCCTGCAGAGCCCCCAGCCCATGCTGCTGGGTCTCCTGGGCCAGTTTCTGGTCATGCCCTTTTATGCTTTCCTGATGGCCAAGGTCTTCATGCTGCCCAAGGCCCTGGCTCTGGGCCTCATCATCACCTGCTCGTCACCTGGCGGCGGGGGGAGCTACCTCTTCAGCCTCCTCCTTGGAGGGGATGTCACCCTGGCCATCTCCATGACTTTCATCTCAACAGTGGCTGCCACTGGTTTCCTGCCCCTGTCCTCAGCTATCTACAGCCGTCTGCTCAGCATTCATGAAACACTCCACGTGCCCATCTCCAAGATCCTGGGGACCCTGCTGTTCATCGCCATCCCCATAGCAGCAGGGGTGGTGATCAAGTCCAAGCTCCCCAAGTTCTCCCAGCTGCTGCTGCAGGTCATCAAGCCCTTCAGCTTTGTACTGCTCCTGGGTGGCCTCTTCCTGGCCTACCACATGGGGGTCTTCATCCTGGTGGGTGTCAGGCTGCCCATTGTGGTGGTGGGCTTCACAGTGCCCCTGGTTGGCCTCCTGGTGGGCTACTGCCTGGCTGCATGCCTGAAGTTGCCAGTGGCCCAGCGGCGGACAGTTAGCATTGAGGTAGGGGTGCAGAACAGCCTGCTGGCCTTGGCCATGTTACAGCTGTCTCTCCGCCGCCTTCAAGCTGACTATGCCTCCCAGGCCCCCTTCATTGTGGCATTGAGTGGCACCTCAGAGATGCTGGCCTTGGTCATTGGCCACTTCATCTATAGCAGCCTGTGCCCAGTTCCCTGA
- the FAM3A gene encoding protein FAM3A: MRLAGPLRIVALVVVAGLTWIIVSVLRGGPGGGFPRIQQLFTSPEDSVTAEPRARKYKCGLPQPCPEEHLAFRVVSGAANVIGPKICLEDKMLMSSVKDNVGRGLNIALVNGVSGELIEARAFDMWAGDVNDLLKFIRPLHEGTLVFVASYDDPATKMNEETRKLFSDLGSKNIKDVAFRDSWVFVGAKGVQNKSPFEQHMKNSKHTNKYEGWPGALDMEGCVPKRTTAS; the protein is encoded by the exons ATGAGGTTGGCCG GCCCCCTCCGCATCGTGGCCCTGGTCGTCGTCGCGGGCCTCACCTGGATCATAGTCAGCGTCCTCCGAGGTGGGCCTGGCGGCGGCTTCCCTCGCATCCAGCAACTCTTCACCA GCCCAGAGGACTCAGTGACTGCAG AGCCTCGAGCCAGGAAGTACAAGTGTGGCCTGCCCCAGCCGTGTCCTGAGGAGCACCTGGCTTTCCGTGTAGTCAGCGGGGCTGCCAATGTCATTGGACCCAAGATCTGCCTGGAGGACAAGAT GCTCATGAGCAGTGTCAAGGACAACGTGGGCCGCGGACTGAACATTGCCCTGGTGAACG GAGTCAGCGGTGAGCTCATTGAGGCCCGGGCCTTCGACATGTGGGCAGGAG ATGTCAACGATCTGCTGAAGTTTATCCGGCCACTGCATGAAGGTACCCTGGTGTTCGTGGCCTCCTACGATGACCCAGCCACCAA GATGAATGAAGAGACCAGGAAGCTTTTCAGTGATCTGGGCAGCAAGAACATCAAGGATGTGGCCTTCCGGGACAGCTGGGTGTTCGTGGGGGCCAAGGGTGTGCAGAACAAGAGCCCCTTTGAGCAG CACATGAAGAACAGCAAGCACACCAATAAGTATGAAGGCTGGCCCGGGGCACTGGACATGGAAGGCTGTGTCCCGAAGAGGACCACGGCCAGCTAG